Proteins encoded within one genomic window of Perognathus longimembris pacificus isolate PPM17 chromosome 28, ASM2315922v1, whole genome shotgun sequence:
- the LOC125343514 gene encoding U2 small nuclear ribonucleoprotein A'-like, with product MVKLTAELIEQYTNAVRDRELDLRGYKIPVIENLGATLDQFDAIDFSDNEIRKLDGFPLLRRLKTLLVNNNRICRIGEGLDQALPCLTELILTNNSLVELGDLDLLASLKSLTYLSILRNPVTNKKHYRLYVIYKVPQVRVLDFQKVKLKERQEAEKMFKGKRGAQLAKDIARRSKTFNPGAGLPTDKKKGGPSPGDVEAIKNAIANASTLAEVERLKGLLQSGQIPGRERRSGPTDDGEEEMEEDTVANGS from the coding sequence ATGGTGAAGCTGACGGCGGAGCTGATCGAGCAGTACACCAACGCCGTGCGGGACCGCGAGCTGGACCTGCGGGGCTATAAAATTCCTGTCATAGAAAATCTAGGAGCTACTTTAGACCAGTTCGATGCTATTGATTTTTCTGACAATGAAATCAGGAAACTGGATGGCTTTCCATTGTTGAGAAGACTGAAAACTTTATTAGTGAACAACAACAGAATATGCCGCATAGGTGAGGGGCTGGACCAGGCTCTGCCCTGTCTGACAGAACTCATTCTCACCAACAACAGTCTCGTGGAACTGGGAGATCTGGACCTTCTGGCATCTCTCAAATCACTGACCTATCTAAGCATCCTAAGAAACCCGGTCACAAATAAGAAGCATTACAGACTGTATGTCATCTACAAAGTCCCACAGGTTCGAGTCCTGGATTTCCAGAAAGTAAAACTAAAAGAGcgtcaggaagcagagaaaatgtTCAAGGGCAAACGGGGTGCACAGCTTGCAAAGGATATTGCCAGGAGAAGCAAAACCTTTAACCCAGGTGCTGGTTTgccaactgacaaaaagaaaggtgGCCCATCTCCAGGAGATGTGGAAGCGATCAAGAACGCTATAGCCAACGCCTCAACCCTGGCTGAAGTGGAGAGGCTGAAAGGGTTGCTGCAGTCTGGGCAGATCCCAGGCAGAGAACGCAGATCAGGGCCCACTGATGATggtgaagaagagatggaggaagacACAGTTGCAAACGGGTCATGA